The Candidatus Pantoea soli genome window below encodes:
- the mgrA gene encoding L-glyceraldehyde 3-phosphate reductase yields MTSFPHPERYQQMHYRRSGRSGLKLPAVSLGLWHNFGDSTRVDTSRALLRHAFDRGITHFDLANNYGPPPGAAESHFGRILREDFHGLRDELLISTKAGYTMWEGPYGDWGSRKYLIASLDQSLKRMGLEYVDIFYHHRPDPETPLEETMRALDQVVRQGKALYAAISNYPADQAAQAIAILRDLGTPCLIHQPRYSLFERTPEHGLLDVLGDQGVGCIAFSPLAGGVLTDRYLQGIPEDSRAASGSKFLNESQLTQAKMAKVQQLQAIAQQRGQKLAQMALSWVLRDARVTSVLIGASKTAQIDDAVAMLSQPALTTNELSAIDAVLV; encoded by the coding sequence ATGACCTCTTTTCCTCATCCTGAGCGTTATCAGCAGATGCACTACCGTCGCAGTGGCCGCAGCGGCCTGAAACTGCCGGCCGTTTCGCTGGGCCTGTGGCACAACTTTGGTGACAGCACGCGCGTCGATACCAGCCGGGCGCTGTTGCGCCACGCGTTTGATCGCGGCATTACCCATTTTGATTTGGCCAATAATTACGGGCCACCGCCGGGTGCCGCGGAGAGCCATTTTGGCCGTATCCTGCGCGAGGATTTTCACGGACTGCGCGATGAGCTGCTGATTTCCACCAAAGCGGGCTACACCATGTGGGAAGGCCCTTACGGTGACTGGGGCTCACGCAAATATCTGATTGCCAGTCTCGATCAGAGCCTGAAACGCATGGGGCTGGAGTATGTGGACATTTTCTATCATCACCGACCGGACCCGGAAACGCCGCTGGAAGAGACAATGCGGGCGCTGGATCAGGTGGTGCGTCAGGGCAAAGCGCTGTATGCAGCGATCTCTAACTATCCGGCAGACCAGGCGGCGCAGGCAATCGCGATTCTGCGCGATCTCGGCACGCCGTGCCTGATCCACCAGCCGCGCTATTCGCTGTTTGAGCGCACGCCGGAGCACGGCCTGCTGGATGTACTGGGCGATCAGGGCGTGGGATGTATTGCTTTTTCACCGCTGGCGGGCGGCGTCTTAACAGACCGCTATCTGCAGGGCATTCCGGAAGATTCACGCGCAGCCAGCGGCAGTAAATTCCTCAATGAGAGCCAGCTGACGCAGGCGAAAATGGCGAAGGTGCAGCAGTTACAGGCAATTGCGCAGCAGCGCGGTCAGAAGCTGGCGCAGATGGCGCTCAGCTGGGTGCTGCGCGATGCGCGCGTCACGTCAGTGCTGATTGGTGCCAGCAAAACGGCGCAGATTGACGACGCCGTGGCCATGCTGAGCCAGCCCGCGCTGACAACAAACGAACTCAGCGCCATTGACGCTGTTCTGGTGTAA
- a CDS encoding DUF2502 domain-containing protein: MKRAILFAAVLATLSPLTLHTAQANSAPLDLAPGISLHLGDRDRRGYYWDGGRWREPRWWHDRYEYNDRRWWRHEEWKRHRAYERERERRWHERERREHWRHGPGHDHHDHHHH; encoded by the coding sequence ATGAAACGTGCTATTTTGTTTGCCGCAGTGCTGGCAACCTTGTCCCCGTTAACTTTACACACAGCTCAGGCCAACAGCGCCCCCCTCGATCTTGCACCCGGCATCTCTCTGCATCTCGGCGATCGCGATCGCCGCGGTTACTACTGGGATGGCGGTCGCTGGCGTGAACCGCGCTGGTGGCATGACCGCTATGAGTACAACGACCGTCGCTGGTGGCGTCATGAAGAGTGGAAGCGCCACCGCGCTTACGAGCGTGAACGTGAACGCCGCTGGCATGAACGCGAACGCCGTGAACACTGGCGGCACGGCCCCGGCCATGACCATCACGACCATCATCACCATTAA
- a CDS encoding Nramp family divalent metal transporter, producing MSESRTAERAARGARKIKLALLGPAFIAAIGYIDPGNFATNIQAGAAYGYKLLWVVVWANVMAMLIQLMSAKLGIATGKNLAEHIRDRFPRPAVWFYWVQAEIIAMATDLAEFIGAALGFKLLLGISLLQGAVLTGIATFLILMLQSRGQKPLELVIGGLLLFVAAAYIVELFFSQPKVSELVVGMALPSLPTSDAVFLAAGVLGATIMPHVIYLHSALTQHGNRGSKAERYSSTKLDVAIAMTIAGFVNLAMMATAAAAFHFSGHTSIVDLDQAYLTLQPLLGQAAAVVFGLSLVAAGLSSTVVGTLAGQVVMQGFIRFHIPLWLRRVITMLPSFIVIMAGWDPTRILVMSQVLLSFGIALALIPLLSFTGNRDIMGAELVNSRLMQNAGRLIVVLVVALNLYLLVGEALGW from the coding sequence ATGTCAGAAAGCCGCACCGCAGAGCGCGCTGCTCGCGGAGCCAGAAAGATCAAGCTTGCGCTGCTGGGGCCGGCCTTCATCGCCGCCATCGGCTATATCGATCCCGGTAACTTCGCGACCAATATTCAGGCTGGCGCGGCTTACGGCTATAAGCTGCTGTGGGTCGTGGTGTGGGCAAACGTCATGGCAATGCTGATCCAGCTGATGTCTGCCAAACTGGGCATCGCCACCGGTAAAAACCTGGCGGAACATATTCGCGATCGCTTTCCGCGCCCGGCGGTGTGGTTTTACTGGGTTCAGGCGGAGATTATCGCGATGGCGACCGATCTCGCGGAGTTCATCGGCGCGGCGCTCGGGTTTAAACTGCTGCTGGGGATTTCGCTGCTGCAGGGCGCGGTGCTGACCGGTATTGCCACCTTCCTGATTCTGATGCTGCAGAGTCGCGGACAAAAGCCGCTGGAGCTGGTCATCGGCGGCCTGCTGCTGTTTGTGGCGGCGGCATATATTGTGGAGCTGTTTTTCTCGCAGCCGAAAGTCAGTGAGTTGGTGGTTGGCATGGCGCTGCCTTCGCTGCCCACCTCAGACGCGGTATTCCTGGCGGCAGGCGTGCTGGGTGCCACCATCATGCCGCATGTGATTTACCTGCACTCCGCGCTGACGCAGCACGGTAATCGCGGCAGCAAAGCCGAACGCTATTCATCCACCAAACTGGATGTGGCCATCGCCATGACCATCGCCGGCTTTGTTAACCTGGCGATGATGGCCACTGCCGCAGCGGCGTTTCACTTCAGCGGCCATACCAGTATTGTCGATCTCGATCAGGCGTATCTGACGCTGCAGCCGCTGCTCGGTCAGGCGGCGGCCGTGGTCTTTGGCTTAAGCCTGGTCGCGGCAGGGCTCTCCTCAACCGTGGTGGGCACGCTGGCCGGACAGGTGGTGATGCAGGGCTTTATCCGCTTTCATATTCCACTCTGGCTGCGCCGGGTCATTACCATGCTGCCGTCGTTTATCGTCATTATGGCCGGCTGGGACCCGACGCGCATTCTGGTGATGAGCCAGGTGCTGCTGAGCTTCGGCATCGCGCTGGCGCTGATTCCGCTGCTGTCGTTTACCGGCAACCGCGACATTATGGGCGCAGAACTGGTGAACTCGCGGCTGATGCAAAACGCCGGACGCCTGATTGTGGTGCTGGTGGTGGCGCTGAATCTCTACCTGCTGGTGGGGGAAGCGCTGGGCTGGTAA
- a CDS encoding NupC/NupG family nucleoside CNT transporter, with the protein MSHILHFLLALVVVAVLALLVSHDRKSIRVRYIVQLLIIEVLLAWFFLNSEAGLGFVKGFAGLFDHLLKYAGEGTNFVFGNMNEKGLAFFFLNVLCPIVFISALIGILQHFRILPWVIRGIGTVLSKVNGMGKLESFNAVSSLILGQSENFIAYKDILGKMSQRRMYTMAATAMSTVSMSIVGAYMTMLQPKYVVAALVLNMFSTFIVLSLINPYRVDSEEDLQLQDLHKGQSFFEMLGEYILAGFKVAIIVAAMLIGFIALISGLNALFDFIFGISFQGVLGYVFYPFAWVMGVPSAEALQVGSIMATKLVSNEFVAMMDLQKIAGQLSPHAEGILSVFLVSFANFSSIGIVAGAIKGLHEEQGNVVSRFGLKLLYGSTLVSVLSAAIAGLVLAF; encoded by the coding sequence ATGTCCCATATTTTGCACTTCCTGTTGGCGTTGGTGGTGGTAGCCGTGCTGGCGTTACTGGTCAGTCACGATCGTAAAAGCATCCGGGTTCGCTACATCGTTCAGCTGTTGATCATTGAAGTCCTGCTGGCGTGGTTCTTCCTTAACTCTGAAGCGGGCCTCGGCTTCGTAAAAGGGTTTGCCGGCCTGTTCGACCACCTGCTGAAGTATGCCGGGGAAGGCACGAACTTTGTGTTCGGTAACATGAATGAAAAAGGCCTCGCCTTCTTCTTCCTGAATGTTTTATGCCCCATCGTCTTCATTTCTGCCCTGATCGGTATTTTGCAGCATTTCCGCATTCTGCCGTGGGTGATTCGCGGCATCGGGACAGTGCTGTCAAAAGTGAATGGCATGGGCAAGCTGGAATCCTTTAACGCCGTCAGCTCTCTGATTCTGGGACAGTCAGAAAACTTTATCGCCTATAAGGATATTCTCGGCAAAATGTCGCAGCGCCGCATGTACACCATGGCGGCAACCGCGATGTCGACGGTTTCGATGTCGATTGTTGGTGCCTATATGACCATGCTGCAGCCTAAATATGTGGTGGCTGCGCTGGTGCTTAACATGTTCAGCACCTTTATCGTGCTGTCGCTGATTAACCCCTACCGCGTCGACAGCGAAGAAGATCTGCAGCTGCAGGACCTGCATAAAGGACAGAGCTTCTTTGAGATGCTGGGTGAATACATCCTGGCGGGCTTCAAGGTCGCTATCATTGTTGCCGCCATGCTGATTGGTTTTATCGCCCTGATTTCCGGCCTGAACGCGCTGTTTGATTTCATCTTCGGCATCAGCTTCCAGGGCGTGCTGGGCTATGTCTTCTATCCGTTTGCCTGGGTGATGGGCGTGCCTTCGGCGGAAGCGCTGCAGGTTGGCAGTATTATGGCAACCAAACTGGTGTCGAATGAGTTTGTCGCCATGATGGATTTGCAGAAGATCGCCGGTCAGCTCTCGCCGCATGCGGAAGGGATCCTTTCGGTGTTCCTGGTGTCATTCGCTAACTTCTCCTCCATCGGCATTGTGGCGGGCGCCATTAAAGGCCTGCACGAAGAGCAGGGCAACGTGGTGTCCCGCTTTGGTCTGAAGCTGCTGTACGGCTCTACGCTGGTGAGCGTGCTGTCTGCAGCGATCGCCGGTCTGGTACTGGCATTCTGA
- a CDS encoding DUF1493 family protein: protein MVTDNEVLTFFQDELPILGWLPTKDNAVGFDDVLQDYTEQEDLLISIEKFGEKFDIDLSRMDIDCYFPWKTPWFFRKWFTNKPIIQTKKPLTVKLFADSAKAGKWLYE from the coding sequence ATGGTGACAGATAATGAAGTGCTCACTTTTTTTCAGGATGAACTACCTATTTTAGGTTGGCTCCCAACAAAGGATAATGCAGTGGGTTTTGATGATGTTTTGCAAGATTACACTGAGCAAGAGGATTTACTCATATCTATAGAGAAATTCGGGGAAAAGTTTGATATCGATTTATCCAGGATGGATATTGATTGCTATTTCCCGTGGAAAACCCCGTGGTTTTTTAGAAAGTGGTTTACTAATAAACCCATTATCCAGACTAAAAAACCTCTAACAGTAAAATTGTTTGCTGATTCAGCAAAGGCGGGGAAGTGGTTGTACGAGTAA
- a CDS encoding DUF2778 domain-containing protein — protein MALKGKFTVNDADYSPLLMYGIGTFMAFSGNGEYRNRAGCIAVPDNGPIPDGLYHNVKRPTGGWKGVVRTDLHDFYSWPTSTPVIKYEWFALYRDDGKIDDHTWIDNVERGNFRLHPRGPLGISLGCITLQHRTDFTAIRQALLSTPQVKLRNGLMSFGTIEVVLNGSKTCPNGV, from the coding sequence GTGGCATTAAAAGGAAAATTTACTGTTAATGATGCAGACTACTCACCACTGCTCATGTATGGAATAGGGACGTTTATGGCGTTCTCTGGCAATGGTGAATACCGTAATCGTGCAGGATGTATAGCAGTTCCCGATAATGGGCCAATACCTGACGGGCTATATCACAACGTTAAACGCCCTACTGGTGGATGGAAAGGTGTTGTCAGAACTGACTTACACGATTTCTACTCATGGCCCACTTCAACGCCCGTTATCAAGTACGAATGGTTTGCACTCTATCGTGACGATGGAAAGATAGACGATCATACCTGGATAGATAACGTAGAAAGGGGTAATTTTCGCCTTCACCCTCGCGGCCCTCTTGGCATTTCTTTAGGTTGCATCACCCTTCAGCACAGAACGGACTTTACAGCTATACGGCAAGCATTGCTCTCTACACCGCAAGTGAAATTACGCAATGGGCTGATGTCGTTTGGAACAATCGAGGTGGTTTTAAATGGAAGCAAAACGTGTCCCAACGGGGTTTAG
- a CDS encoding formate/nitrite transporter family protein, whose translation MSLHTPKEIAQLAIQSGVAKSRLPVSTLLILGFMAGAFIATGFLLDLHVINQLPAEWGSFSAFLGAAVFPVGLILTVLAGGELLTGNMMTLPIAWFARRISGFSVLRNWFWVTVANFIGSVAVAWFFGHLLGMTEGDYLKKTVAIAHAKVNADFLHAFISGIGCNWLVCLAVWLAFASKDMVGKIFGMWFPVMAFVAIGFQHVIANMFIVPAAIFAGQMSWAEFAPNAVAVFLGNGVGGAIFVGLTYFLAFRPEQPAVSEAQ comes from the coding sequence ATGTCGCTGCATACACCTAAAGAGATCGCCCAGCTGGCGATTCAGTCCGGCGTGGCCAAAAGCCGCCTGCCGGTATCCACCTTATTAATTCTTGGCTTTATGGCCGGGGCCTTTATTGCTACTGGCTTCCTGCTTGATCTGCACGTGATTAACCAGCTTCCGGCGGAATGGGGCTCGTTTTCCGCTTTCCTCGGTGCCGCCGTGTTCCCGGTCGGCCTGATCCTGACGGTACTGGCTGGCGGAGAACTGCTGACGGGTAATATGATGACGTTACCTATCGCCTGGTTTGCGCGGCGCATCAGCGGTTTTAGCGTCCTGCGAAACTGGTTTTGGGTTACCGTCGCCAATTTTATCGGCAGCGTTGCGGTAGCATGGTTCTTCGGGCACCTGCTGGGCATGACGGAAGGCGATTATCTGAAGAAAACCGTGGCCATTGCCCATGCCAAAGTGAATGCAGACTTCCTGCATGCGTTTATCTCTGGCATTGGCTGTAACTGGCTGGTGTGCCTGGCGGTGTGGCTGGCCTTCGCCAGTAAAGATATGGTCGGTAAAATTTTTGGCATGTGGTTCCCGGTCATGGCGTTTGTGGCGATTGGATTCCAGCACGTAATTGCCAATATGTTTATTGTGCCCGCCGCTATTTTTGCCGGTCAGATGAGCTGGGCAGAGTTTGCCCCTAACGCGGTGGCGGTGTTTTTAGGCAATGGTGTCGGCGGCGCGATCTTTGTCGGACTGACCTATTTCCTCGCTTTTCGTCCGGAACAGCCGGCGGTGAGCGAAGCTCAGTAG
- a CDS encoding YfeC-like transcriptional regulator — protein MKKEWLTPEELALETGYSRQTVNKWIKRENWTTTPKPGVQGGKARLIHIDERVKSFIQSTRHANEPAANYGAQQNTLPALLINSVQQMTTLEQEQLAALLLREGIRGVLERLGIQEE, from the coding sequence GTGAAAAAGGAATGGCTAACCCCCGAAGAGCTCGCGCTGGAAACGGGCTACAGTCGGCAGACGGTGAATAAATGGATCAAGCGTGAAAACTGGACAACCACGCCCAAGCCCGGTGTACAGGGCGGTAAGGCGCGGTTGATTCACATTGATGAGCGCGTAAAAAGCTTTATTCAGTCCACCCGCCACGCGAACGAACCGGCGGCTAATTACGGTGCTCAGCAAAATACGTTACCTGCGTTATTAATAAATTCTGTCCAGCAAATGACGACGCTTGAACAGGAACAACTGGCGGCACTGTTGTTGCGGGAAGGGATCAGGGGCGTACTGGAAAGACTGGGAATCCAGGAAGAATAA